From the genome of Impatiens glandulifera chromosome 9, dImpGla2.1, whole genome shotgun sequence, one region includes:
- the LOC124913730 gene encoding serine/threonine-protein kinase OXI1-like — MVEDGRSSLREVPILDLKNMKIISPLGRGAKGVVFLVRTEFPYKEFLALKVISKASVENKAVSRSKNDDYVFKRICIEREILSRLHHPLLPTLRGVVETEQIIGYAIDYCPGRDLHSLRKKQTENMFSDDSIRFYAAELVLALEYLHGLGIVYRDLKPENILIQENGHLMLVDFDLSTKLSPPKSPQNLPITTKPDPSKEEKKNKRLLCLPRCWNSGVLPTEETLCSNSVSSEHSSGSTTAAKSNSFVGTEEYIPPEIIQGNGHEFAVDWWCLGIVLHEMLYGFTPFKGSNRKETFHRILNKSPDLVGEQTPLRNLIRKLLEKEPSKRITGEEIKGHDFFKGVDWKSISEISRPPYIPPVCDKDLNGNNEIDVEMFVNGVFKDENDKSLENVKKTDNCNQILEFKGYHEANPFFVF; from the exons ATGGTCGAAGATGGAAGAAGCAGTTTACGCGAAGTTCCCATTCTAGatctcaaaaacatgaaaatcataTCACCTCTAGGCCGCGGGGCAAAGGGCGTAGTCTTCCTGGTTCGAACAGAATTTCCATACAAAGAATTTCTTGCTTTAAAAGTTATCTCCAAAGCTTCCGTTGAGAACAAAGCAGTGTCTCGCAGCAAAAACGACGACTATGTTTTCAAAAGAATATGTATAGAAAGAGAAATATTGAGTCGTCTTCATCATCCACTTTTGCCAACACTTCGAGGTGTTGTCGAAACAGAGCAGATCATCGGATATGCAATTGATTACTGCCCTGGCCGTGATCTACATTCTCTCAGGAAGAAACAAACGGAAAACATGTTCTCCGATGATTCCAtcag aTTTTACGCAGCTGAATTGGTACTAGCACTGGAATACCTTCATGGATTAGGGATCGTATACAGAGATTTAAAACCAGAAAACATATTAATTCAAGAAAATGGTCATCTAATGTTAGTCGATTTCGATCTATCCACAAAACTCTCCCCACCAAAATCCCCTCAAAATCTCCCAATCACCACCAAACCAGACCCATccaaggaggagaagaagaacaagCGATTGCTCTGTCTTCCGAGATGTTGGAATTCGGGCGTCCTGCCGACAGAGGAAACGCTCTGTTCCAACTCAGTGAGTTCAGAACACAGTTCTGGCTCTACCACGGCGGCGAAGTCAAACTCGTTTGTCGGAACAGAGGAATACATTCCTCCAGAAATCATACAAGGAAACGGGCACGAATTCGCCGTAGACTGGTGGTGTTTAGGCATTGTCCTTCACGAGATGCTCTACGGATTTACTCCGTTCAAAGGATCAAACAGAAAAGAGACTTTTCACCGGATTTTAAACAAGTCGCCGGACCTCGTCGGAGAACAGACGCCGCTACGTAACTTAATACGGAAGCTTCTAGAAAAAGAGCCGAGTAAGAGGATAACAGGAGAGGAAATCAAGGGTCATGATTTCTTTAAGGGTGTAGATTGGAAATCAATATCGGAAATCTCGCGACCACCGTATATACCACCGGTATGCGATAAGGATTTAAATGGAAATAATGAAATAGACGTGGAGATGTTCGTCAACGGAGTATTCAAAGACGAAAACGACAAATCTTTGGAAAATGTTAAGAAGACGGACAATTGTAATCAGATCCTCGAATTTAAAGGATATCATGAAGCTAACCCTTTCTTCGTTTTCTGA